A portion of the Plasmodium gaboni strain SY75 chromosome 5, whole genome shotgun sequence genome contains these proteins:
- a CDS encoding karyopherin beta → MDKIVEVIEGLSSSESHIRTECENTLNYYKKNDLNNTVLSILKLLKSHKDSQVRLQCAILIRNIFRVYIKSTHVDVEEKEKNENSVGNAEEENYWVLLPDNLKNIVKSELISNIGTETDKMVRSNICNNIIDLSSKLLLHNQWPELLSVTFEFCNSNNVDVLISGYKILGGILSCIPDELDGKQEIISSICMKGLNSSNVQVRGECINLISCIVEDNSSSLVKSVNGCIPLILQSLSLMAKNSSSDIAVLEECEKVLQSIGKMIDYNAKFFTKHITSLCDILFSICMKDENELNYDFDNSLKSLSIEALVTIPERRPKMALSVPHFVDKIIHLSMLFMLDINNDCFNEWMNSLKEGKDDSQELYDIGEESLDRVGKAFSELEEAEFIHILFNKVSEFLMKNTWEHKYVGIMAIAQTIEYLPEDEIEEQLEHVIKMLLQILVDQDVRVRYAACQAIGQISLDHQPYVQKEFFSEILSALINTMNDVHLRVQSHATAAFVNYAEELDKMALLPYADIIIDILLQKLNSSNYLLVREQAVTAIAVIAGVIEEDFLKYYSTVVPMMKDIIQKAVSEEERTCRGKAIECISIIGLSVGKEIFIEDAKECMNALLQISSTKMDPDDTVKEYIQEAIGRICRALGNDFYPYLSSIVPTILSVLSVLPKPLTDDEEDLTITMVSNGQYVGLKTSLLEDQEKALDLLIIIIEVLKENYKDYIQATATAVLPMLNYELSDEIKQKALTAVSELIESARILSEKTDNDKSMLLAILTAAAEKVLKSLLETKLDDNYEYILDVMIIESHGLYMCLQKAGSSVLPENTLKLFFNQIFALLQYSTDRRVVYNQKKNNDDVDEDELLIIDREEELEQNYRTNLLDILGVLIKYHPTQFLNTCCELCIGFINNYMNSPNSEDVALALYVCDDLLEFLQEKSINLWDFFMNPLLLNINHADDKVKQAACYGVIQATKIEAFGKYANIAVEYLLKLIHENTSNKKPKEHISAIDNAVAALGDVVLMHTSKFNNAEDLIKVWLNHLPIKEDDAEGRRVHKNLIDLVSQNHPLLFGKDNSNTSKIIEIFLTIYETDFSDSDCNKKISTLINSLDKSYLNNLASSTLSHKQAKKLNNILNPNRK, encoded by the coding sequence ATGGATAAAATTGTAGAAGTTATTGAAGGATTAAGCAGCTCTGAGAGTCATATAAGAACTGAATGTGAAAATACGTTAAActattataaaaagaatgatttaaataatacagtattatcaatattgaaattattaaaaagcCATAAAGATAGTCAAGTTCGATTACAATGTGCTATATTAATTAGGAATATATTTcgtgtatatataaaatcCACACATGTGGATgtagaagaaaaagaaaaaaatgagaatTCAGTTGGAAATGCAGAAGAAGAGAATTATTGGGTATTATTACCagataatttaaaaaacatTGTAAAATCTGAATTGATTAGTAATATAGGAACTGAAACAGATAAGATGGTTAGAAgtaatatatgtaataatattatagatttatcatcaaaattattattacataatCAATGGCCAGAGTTATTATCAGTAACATTTGAATTTTGTAATTCTAATAATGTTGATGTATTAATAAGTGGATATAAAATTCTAGGTGGTATTTTGAGTTGTATTCCAGATGAATTAGATGGAAAACAAGAAATAATATCTTCTATATGTATGAAAGGTTTAAATTCATCAAACGTACAAGTACGTGGAGAAtgtattaatttaatatcATGTATTGTTGAAGATAATAGTTCCTCGTTAGTTAAGAGTGTAAATGGTTGTATCCCATTAATATTACAATCATTAAGTTTAATGGCAAAGAATAGTAGTTCAGATATTGCAGTTTTAGAAGAATGTGAGAAAGTACTTCAATCTATAGGTAAAATGATAGATTATAATGCCAAATTTTTTACTAAGCATATAACAAGTTTGTgtgatatattatttagtatatgtatgaaagatgaaaatgaaTTGAATTATGATTTTGATAATAGTTTGAAGTCACTAAGTATTGAAGCTTTAGTTACCATTCCAGAGCGTCGACCAAAGATGGCTTTATCTGTACCTCATTTTGTAGATAAGATTATACATTTATCTATGTTATTTATGCTTGacataaataatgattGTTTTAATGAATGGATGAATTCTTTAAAAGAAGGTAAAGATGATAGTCaagaattatatgatatagGTGAAGAATCGTTAGATCGTGTTGGTAAAGCATTTAGTGAATTAGAAGAAGCTGaatttattcatattctttttaataaagTATCTGAAtttttaatgaaaaatacATGGGAACATAAATACGTTGGTATTATGGCTATAGCACAAACTATTGAATATTTACCAGAAGATGAAATTGAAGAACAATTAGAAcatgttataaaaatgttgTTACAAATATTAGTTGATCAAGATGTTAGAGTACGTTATGCAGCTTGTCAAGCTATTGGTCAAATATCTTTAGATCATCAACCATATGTACAAAAAGAATTTTTCTCAGAAATTTTATCTGCATTAATTAATACTATGAATGATGTACATTTAAGGGTTCAATCACATGCAACAGCAGCATTTGTAAATTATGCTGAAGAATTAGATAAAATGGCTTTATTACCATATGCAGATATTATTAtagatattttattacaaAAATTGAATTCTTCCAATTATTTATTAGTAAGAGAACAAGCTGTTACTGCTATAGCAGTTATTGCCGGTGTTATTGAAGAAGactttttaaaatattattctaCCGTCGTACCTATGATGAAAGATATTATTCAAAAGGCTGTTTCAGAAGAAGAAAGAACATGTAGAGGTAAAGCTATTGAATGTATATCAATTATTGGTTTATCAGTTGGTAAAGAAATTTTTATTGAAGATGCTAAAGAATGTATGAATGCTTTATTACAAATTAGTAGTACAAAAATGGATCCTGATGATACTGTCAAAGAATATATTCAAGAAGCTATTGGTCGTATATGTAGAGCATTAGGTAATGACTTCTATCCATATTTAAGTAGTATAGTACCAACCATATTATCTGTCCTTTCAGTTTTGCCTAAACCATTAACagatgatgaagaagatTTAACTATAACAATGGTATCTAATGGACAATATGTAGGATTGAAAACATCTTTATTAGAAGATCAAGAAAAAGCTTTagatttattaattattattattgaagtattaaaagaaaattataaggATTACATTCAAGCAACAGCTACAGCTGTGTTGCCAATGTTAAATTATGAATTGTCAGATGAAATAAAACAAAAGGCATTAACAGCTGTTAGTGAATTAATTGAATCTGCAAGAATATTATCTGAAAAAACTGATAATGATAAATCCATGTTATTAGCCATATTAACAGCAGCAGCAGAGAAAGTATTAAAAAGTTTATTAGAAACAAAATTAGATgataattatgaatatatattagatgTGATGATAATTGAATCTCATGgattatatatgtgtttaCAAAAAGCGGGTTCTAGTGTATTGCCAGAAAATActttaaaattattttttaatcaAATCTTTGCCTTATTACAATATTCAACAGATAGAAGGGTAGTATATAATCAGAAAAAGAATAATGATGACGTAGATGAGGatgaattattaataatagATAGAGAAGAGGAATTAGAACAGAATTATCGAACTAATttattagatatattaggagtattaattaaatatcATCCAACACAATTCTTAAATACATGTTGTGAATTATGTATTGgatttattaataattatatgaattcTCCAAATTCAGAAGATGTAGCATTAGCATTGTATGTATGTGATGATTTATTAGAATTTTTACAAGAAAAGAGTATAAATTTATGGGACTTTTTCATGAACccattattattaaatattaatcaTGCAGATGACAAAGTAAAACAAGCAGCATGTTATGGTGTTATACAAGCAACAAAAATTGAAGCATTTGGAAAGTATGCAAATATAGCAGtagaatatttattaaaattaatacatGAAAATAcatcaaataaaaaaccAAAAGAACATATCTCAGCTATTGACAATGCTGTAGCAGCCTTAGGTGATGTTGTTTTAATGCATACATcaaaatttaataatgCAGAAGATCTAATAAAAGTATGGTTAAATCATTTGCCAATAAAAGAAGATGATGCAGAAGGTAGAAGAGTACATAAAAATCTTATAGATCTAGTTTCACAAAACCATCCTCTTTTATTTGGAAAAGATAATTCTAATACATCAAAAATTATTGAAATATTCTTAACAATATATGAAACTGATTTTTCAGATAGTGACTgtaacaaaaaaatatctaCACTCATCAATTCATTGGATAAATCATATCTAAATAATTTAGCTTCTTCAACTTTGTCACATAAGCAAGCCAAAAAATTGAACAACATTTTGAATCCAAAcagaaaataa
- a CDS encoding hypothetical protein (conserved Plasmodium protein, unknown function) has translation MITRKRKVKLNNNNISSYINNEENTYSKRTKKLNQNEHRNSSIYDVNYNKCYNDKNYYTDENISNDIHKSSDHDSELSCHDDDDDDYVYGRASDASSSYYKKRKKKQKKTNKTNKTNKTIKTNNSKKTEINKKVKSEKEKEKEKEKDSYDEHFTKKNDEEKKTRKKKSGKKNSIVEKIHNFIYQKKEYFYLDLFEYLNIKTETDEQNMNDRFSYFVISEFISIMRQSTRGRENINQDQVENQNIHSHIHIDDHIDCQNVNDEMNNVNENSETKKEKESDISCTEAPNYVSKNKIFNIKENIDLKCILNHDNTNWRNIFFLEDIQIHLNNNKIKVSPFSSERVVDNIQKSYLLKKNKKKSNSHIKQKVKDEIHDFYNYLEKIKIYLNNQEERRKDARKNNSFYMETSVDMIEENNILHPDMITFLYFLLICNNLCNDIKENTSEEEIKYINKNINEKEEFNIENLLNNLEEYLSKDLSSENIFLSLCCPINYMDFSDNINMVTYLSLFLNEKNVMKKNIYNKDNYDINVCYNNKKYIFEDDVICDDKNTLTNNNNNNNNNNNNKNMSNIKNEVANSIHQNNDNIYNKKKENSIYNLINDMMMKCSHIFEGNILSISIYSYLNSGAYYNSDKPGRNFIVFYFLSKYLCKPIFIDMIEHTYMCKKMEWIKFDSLNEGKKKEYIYLLLCLLGNKIKIFAISKYHFFVNIYMSLKNQRKKDCYSNIYSYIKKEKGRKTKRNQKKEKIKNIFTYTSSEYINDFSYTIYIKDQKRYLKIALCFNNFKIKIIDIILNIVNEDEHKINTFIEKSKTINISLQYGEQYDKFLFLNNNEMNINENVQYMEENNKRNDELIDKYSWNKEMKKKENFFLKGCSSDNENKDDKNGDYINYDDVINYDDINCQNNNNNNIYISDKGHTHVETHNDINYGIKKKKNNISNNIYSSKINKINIREEVICLQHGVLSLCSFYPCINSYLLCLCSKDGNIVIIDIRNSKELFYFKRKTETCSHLKWYRNSCISFGQDKGSIINLFENKYILNIDKSFFNIVDNSCLNSVLIGDHMYLYLYDDNTILKGKIKENSSKNKYNEFLLWTTKSVDLDPSILLEISCMQTEDIYSVSMILLYEYLRGLQNVLNDGIKIVRSKKWDQESTGKNRALTPKSISYASFDKNYIIAYGTSCGLIHIFSQEKEQDNNV, from the exons ATGATAAcaagaaaaagaaaagtaaaactaaataataataatatatcgtcatatataaataatgaagagAATACTTATTCAAAGAGGACGAAGAAGTTAAATCAAAATGAACATCGAAATAGTAGTATATATGAtgtaaattataataaatgttataatgataaaaattattatacagatgaaaatatttcCAATGATATACACAAAAGTTCTGATCATGATTCAGAATTATCTTGTCAcgatgatgatgatgatgattATGTTTATGGAAGAGCAAGTGATGCTTCTTCAagttattataaaaaaagaaaaaaaaaacaaaaaaaaacaaataaaacaaataaaacaaataaaacaattaaaacaaataatagtaaaaaaacagagataaataaaaaagtcaaaagtgaaaaagaaaaagaaaaagaaaaagaaaaagatagTTATGATGAACATTTtaccaaaaaaaatgacgaggaaaaaaaaacacgaaaaaaaaaatctggaaaaaaaaattcaattgtagaaaaaatacataattttatttatcaaaaaaaagaatatttttatttagaCCTTTTCGAATAtctaaatataaaaacagaaacggatgaacaaaatatgaatgatCGCTTTAGCTATTTTGTTATATCCGaatttatatctataatGAGACAATCCACAAGGGGACgagaaaatataaatcaaGATCAAGTGGAAAACCAAAATATACATAGTCATATACATATCGATGACCATATTGATTGTCAAAACGTAAATGACGAAATGAATAATGTTAATGAAAATTCAGAAAcgaaaaaagaaaaagaatcTGATATATCTTGCACGGAAGCCCCCAATTATGTCtctaaaaataaaatatttaatataaaagaaaatatagatttaaaatgtatattaaaTCATGATAATACAAACTGGagaaatatattcttcCTTGAGGATATACaaattcatttaaataataataagattAAAGTCTCTCCTTTTTCAAGTGAAAGAGTTGTTGATAATATTCAGAAAAgttatttattaaaaaaaaacaaaaaaaaaagtaattCTCATATAAAACAAAAGGTAAAGGATGAAATTCATGacttttataattatttagaaaaaataaaaatatatttaaataatcaagaagaaagaagaaaagatgcaagaaaaaataatagttTTTATATGGAAACTAGTGTAGATATGattgaagaaaataatattttacatCCTGATATgataacatttttatattttttattaatttgtaataatttatgtaatgatataaaagaaaataccagtgaagaagaaattaaatatataaataaaaatataaatgaaaaagaagaatttAACATAGAAAATTTATTGAATAATCTAGAAGAATATTTATCAAAAGATTTATCATcagaaaatatttttttaagtttATGTTGTCCTATAAATTATATGGACTTTAGTgacaatataaatatggtaacatatttatcactttttttgaatgaaaaaaatgtaatgaaaaaaaatatatataataaagacAACTACGACATAAATgtatgttataataataaaaaatatatttttgaagATGATGTTATATGTGATGATAAAAACACattaacaaataataataataataataataataataataataataaaaatatgagtaatataaaaaatgaagtTGCAAATTCTATACACcaaaataatgataatatatataataaaaaaaaagaaaattcTATTTATAACCTAATAAACGATATGATGATGAAATGTTCCCATATTTTTGAAGGGAATATTTTAAGTATAAGTATTTACAGTTATTTAAATAGTGGGGCTTATTATAATTCTGATAAGCCAGGACGAAATTTTATTgtcttttattttttatcaaaatatttgtGTAAACCAATATTCATTGACATGATTGAACATACTTATATGTGTAAAAAAATGGAATGGATAAAATTTGATTCTTTAAATGaagggaaaaaaaaagaatatatttatttgcTATTGTGTTTATTAggtaataaaataaaaatttttgccatatcaaaatatcatttttttgtgaatatttatatgtctttaaaaaatcagagaaaaaaagattgctatagtaatatatattcatatataaaaaaagagaaaggaagaaaaacaaaaagaaatcaaaaaaaagaaaaaattaaaaacatatttacatatacaagtagtgaatatattaacgatttttcatataccatttatattaaggatcaaaaaagatatttaaaaatagctctttgttttaataacttcaaaattaaaattatagacattatattaaatattgTTAATGAAGATGAACATAAAATTAACACCTTTATTGAAAAAAGTAAAACCATCAATATTTCTCTACAATATGGAGAACAGTACGacaaatttttatttcttaataataatgaaatgAACATAAATGAGAATGTGCAATATATggaagaaaataataaacgAAATGATGAACTAATAGATAAGTACTCATGGAATAAGgaaatgaagaaaaaagaaaatttttttctaaaagGTTGTAGCAGtgataatgaaaataaagatgataaaaatggtgattatattaattatgatgatgttattaattatgatgatataaattgtcaaaataataacaataataatatttatatttcagATAAAGGGCACACTCATGTGGAAACACATAATGATATAAACTATggtataaaaaaaaaaaaaaataatatatcaaataatatttactcatcaaaaattaataaaataaatataagaGAAGAAGTTATATGCCTACAACATGGTGTGTTATCCTTATGCTCATTTTATCCATGTATTAATTCCTATCTTTTATGCTTATGTTCTAAAGATGGAAATATCGTAATAATAGATATAAGAAATAGTAAGGAGctgttttattttaaaagaaaaacagAAACTTGTTCTCATTTAAAGTGGTACAGAAATAGTTGTATTAGTTTCGGTCAAGATAAAGGATCTATAATTAATctttttgaaaataaatatattttaaatattgataaatccttttttaatatagTAGATAATAGTTGTTTAAATAGTGTTTTAATTGGAGATCATATGTACTTATATCTATATGATGATAACACTATATTAAAGGggaaaataaaagaaaattcttcaaaaaataaatataatgaatttttattatggACAACAAAAAGTGTAGATCTTGATCCAAGCATATTATTAGAAATTAGTTGTATGCAGACAGAAGATATATATTCAGTTTCcatgatattattatatgaatatttgAGAGGATTACAAAATGTGTTAAATGATGGTATAAAAATTGTAAGATCAAAAAAATGGGATCAAGAAAGCACCGGGAAAAATAGAGCACTCACACCAAAAAG cATATCATATGCTTcatttgataaaaattatataatagCTTATGGAACATCATGCGgattaatacatattttttctcAAGAAAAAGAGCAAGATAATAATGTGTGA
- a CDS encoding putative membrane protein (conserved Plasmodium membrane protein, unknown function): MKFCHFVNKLVASVGGVILVLYESSQFYENYIPKYNDHKYIMDNSYIPFSTFFILSLSFMFLNIFSPSKNSIANSFKGLLGCFLITCSMFYFINQVFICSEYANEESSKLRFSVYFCVFLFLYMFSLCIESYQNFSFTISRNERKEPGTMKVEV, translated from the exons ATGAAATTCTGTCATTTTGTAAATAAACTTGTAGCCTCTGTAGGAGGGGTCATTTTAGTTTTATATGAATCTTCTCAGttttatgaaaattatattcctaaatataatgatcacaaatatatcatggataattcttatataccattttctacatttttcatattaaGTTTATCCTTTATGTTTCTCAATATATTTAGCCCTTCAAAAAATAGTATAGCAAATAGTTTCAAAg GATTGTTAGGTTGTTTCTTGATAACTTGTTCcatgttttattttataaacCAGGTCTTTATTTGTTCAG aaTATGCCAATGAGGAGTCATCAAAGTTACGCTTTTCTGTATACTTTTGTGTGTTCCTCTTTCTTTATATGTTTTCTTTATGTATTGAATCATATCAAAATTTCTCTTTTACCATTTCACGAAATGAAAGAAAAGAGCCTGGGACGATGAAAGTAGAGGTTTGA